The Thiogranum longum genome includes a region encoding these proteins:
- a CDS encoding potassium channel family protein — MQKTGISIFGYHRTAVEVAGYLRSRDYRITIIDDNEDNLARARYAGFETARLDYRDDAELKKIGLGKDTELVFSLFPDDAENVFLVISVRALAPDVRIFTIAHGEQAIPKLIAAGANKVVETHEIAGHRITDILERPVITEILDKTLFGQADLSMAEVPVTAGSSLCGVMAKDIQLGSHYNLVLVGIVDREMHEYFIYSTEAWQRSLEEGDVLVIIGADDEIARARQELCDT; from the coding sequence ATGCAAAAGACCGGTATCTCCATATTTGGCTATCACCGCACTGCGGTCGAGGTTGCAGGTTACCTGCGATCCAGGGACTACCGGATAACAATCATCGATGATAATGAAGATAACCTTGCCCGTGCACGCTATGCAGGTTTCGAAACCGCGCGACTGGATTACCGCGACGATGCGGAGCTGAAGAAAATCGGACTGGGCAAGGATACAGAACTTGTTTTCAGCCTGTTTCCGGACGATGCAGAGAATGTATTCCTGGTGATCAGCGTGCGCGCGCTGGCACCAGACGTACGCATTTTTACCATTGCACACGGAGAGCAGGCTATCCCCAAACTGATAGCAGCCGGTGCCAACAAGGTAGTGGAGACGCATGAAATAGCCGGCCACAGGATAACCGATATTCTTGAACGACCTGTGATCACGGAAATACTCGACAAGACCCTGTTCGGGCAGGCTGACCTCAGTATGGCCGAGGTTCCGGTTACAGCGGGTTCGTCGCTGTGTGGCGTTATGGCAAAGGATATCCAGCTAGGCAGTCATTACAACCTGGTGCTGGTCGGCATCGTCGATCGTGAAATGCACGAATACTTTATTTACAGCACCGAAGCCTGGCAGCGTAGTCTCGAAGAAGGTGATGTCCTTGTGATTATCGGTGCTGATGATGAAATAGCGCGGGCCAGACAGGAGCTGTGCGATACCTGA
- a CDS encoding CBS domain-containing protein: MRVSEVMTPDVRCCTPQTDLETVAMEMWNGDCGSIPVMDDNGTPVGMITDRDIAMAGALQHRALREITTGEVTNGRGVYCCNSEDNIESALQIMAEGHVRRLPVVDDAGCLQGILSADDVVAYAERGKRGKGKPELSFEDAIVTLKAVCKHH; the protein is encoded by the coding sequence ATGAGAGTTTCTGAAGTGATGACCCCTGATGTCAGGTGCTGTACCCCGCAAACCGATCTGGAAACCGTGGCGATGGAGATGTGGAATGGCGATTGCGGGTCTATTCCAGTGATGGATGACAACGGTACGCCTGTCGGGATGATCACCGACCGGGATATTGCCATGGCCGGTGCACTCCAGCACAGGGCGTTGCGCGAGATCACCACCGGTGAGGTGACAAACGGTCGCGGGGTTTATTGTTGCAATAGTGAAGATAACATCGAGTCTGCACTTCAAATCATGGCTGAGGGCCACGTGCGTCGTTTGCCGGTGGTCGATGATGCGGGTTGTCTGCAGGGGATTCTGTCGGCTGACGATGTGGTTGCCTATGCCGAGCGTGGAAAGCGTGGCAAGGGAAAACCGGAACTTTCCTTCGAGGACGCAATTGTGACCTTGAAGGCTGTTTGTAAACACCACTAG
- a CDS encoding YbhB/YbcL family Raf kinase inhibitor-like protein translates to MVLQMHSPAFEDGGEIPSKYTCEGDDVSPALTWEGVPEDAKSLVLIVDDPDAPDPAAPRMTWVHWLLYNMPAETSGLPEGVTAADLPSGTQEGLNDWKRTGYGGACPPIGRHRYFHKLYALDTVLEGLNKPTRAQLESAMKGHILAQGQLVGTYQKHQ, encoded by the coding sequence ATGGTATTACAGATGCATTCTCCAGCCTTTGAGGATGGTGGTGAAATCCCGTCGAAATACACGTGTGAAGGCGATGACGTATCTCCGGCGCTGACATGGGAAGGTGTGCCGGAAGATGCCAAAAGCCTGGTGCTGATTGTAGATGACCCGGATGCGCCCGACCCGGCTGCGCCACGCATGACCTGGGTCCACTGGCTGCTTTACAACATGCCTGCAGAGACTTCCGGCCTGCCGGAAGGCGTCACTGCGGCTGACCTGCCATCAGGCACACAGGAGGGCCTGAACGACTGGAAGCGCACCGGCTATGGCGGGGCCTGCCCGCCAATTGGTCGACACCGATATTTTCACAAGCTGTATGCCCTGGATACTGTCCTGGAAGGCCTCAACAAACCGACCAGGGCACAACTCGAATCTGCCATGAAAGGGCACATACTGGCACAGGGTCAGCTGGTAGGGACTTACCAGAAGCATCAGTAA
- a CDS encoding diacylglycerol kinase yields MSTAIMKNKAIHLRLGFALNGILFALKSEASFRTQLLAAMAIAIVLIVTRPSPVWWGIIILTTGAVLAAELFNTALEKTLDHLHPAQHPQIKLAKDAAAGAVLVLGLTAILVFISFLASVFPG; encoded by the coding sequence TTGTCTACAGCCATTATGAAAAATAAAGCCATCCACTTACGCCTGGGATTTGCCCTGAATGGCATATTGTTTGCGCTAAAGAGTGAAGCCAGTTTTCGCACGCAACTTCTTGCTGCAATGGCCATTGCTATTGTCCTGATTGTAACGCGTCCATCTCCTGTCTGGTGGGGCATTATCATTCTTACCACAGGTGCAGTGCTTGCAGCAGAATTATTTAACACCGCGCTTGAGAAAACACTGGACCATCTGCACCCTGCACAACACCCGCAAATCAAGCTCGCCAAGGATGCTGCCGCCGGAGCGGTTCTGGTTCTGGGTCTGACTGCAATACTGGTATTTATATCTTTTCTGGCGAGTGTATTTCCAGGTTGA
- a CDS encoding LEA type 2 family protein has translation MNNLLPVPVSLRVMILTLIVVSPGFALTFWVTGCATLSASITPPNLSVVSIEPAEVGPLEQKYHLKVRLQNPNDHALEISGISYVLEVNGQPLLKGVSSDRVTLPRFGESIIELSGVSTLFGFLRQLQALEDKKPLGMHYRIRGKFGLANRLGSLPFSYEGTLLPPAAGDAGS, from the coding sequence ATGAACAACTTATTGCCTGTTCCAGTGTCGCTTCGAGTCATGATACTGACATTGATTGTCGTGAGCCCGGGATTTGCATTGACATTCTGGGTTACCGGTTGCGCGACCCTGTCTGCCAGCATCACGCCTCCGAATCTGTCAGTCGTGTCGATCGAACCAGCCGAGGTAGGGCCACTGGAACAGAAATATCACCTCAAGGTTCGCTTGCAAAACCCGAACGACCACGCACTCGAGATATCCGGCATCAGCTATGTCCTCGAGGTCAACGGACAGCCCCTGCTGAAAGGTGTGAGCAGTGATCGTGTTACCCTCCCACGTTTCGGTGAATCTATTATCGAGCTCAGCGGGGTCAGTACGCTGTTTGGTTTTTTACGCCAGCTCCAGGCATTAGAGGATAAAAAACCCCTGGGAATGCACTATAGAATAAGAGGGAAATTTGGTCTGGCAAACCGGCTGGGCAGCCTGCCCTTCAGTTATGAAGGAACGCTATTGCCGCCCGCCGCCGGCGATGCCGGTTCATAA
- a CDS encoding adenosylcobalamin-dependent ribonucleoside-diphosphate reductase produces MRKPYLDTPIAQHVWETRYRLVVDGVVRDQNIEDTWRRVAKTLVSVEERDTPDWEERFYRILEDFRFLPGGRILAGAGSGRRVTLLNCFVMGVIDDCMESIFDRLKEGALTMQAGGGTGYDFSNLRPKNSVAHTSGRIASGPVSFMRIWDAMCATVMSTGARRGAMIASLRCDHPDIEDFIDAKRTPGELLHFNLSVQVTDAFMKAVNQDELWPLVFPVDSLEGEAESETVMRHWTGQREAVACRVIRQIPARTLWARIMLAAYETAEPGVLFVDRINALNNLAYREQITTTNPCGEIPLPPYGACDLGSVNLTRFVLEPFTSRAHLDLDAIRETVKVAVRLLDNAIDCSPFPLEAQAEQARGSRRIGLGITGLADALIMLGLHYGKAGARHKAEQIMQTVCHSAYLASIELAGEKGSFPFFDRDRYLQGKFIQTLPEAIRRGISEQGIRNSHLTAIAPSGTISLLAGNVSSGIEPVFDFRHRRRVLNQSGDYETFEVTDYAFRHRGASMNQELPASFVDARSLPPVDHLRMQAALQPFVDNAISKTINVPEDYDFEDFLSLYETAYQAGVKGCTTYRPTPLRGGILLSGKQQDKEEGALGAHCCSIEREED; encoded by the coding sequence ATGAGAAAACCTTACCTCGACACACCCATTGCACAGCATGTCTGGGAAACCAGATATCGACTGGTGGTGGACGGCGTGGTCCGGGACCAGAATATCGAGGACACCTGGCGGCGAGTTGCCAAAACCCTGGTTTCCGTCGAAGAACGTGATACCCCTGACTGGGAAGAACGCTTTTACCGCATTCTGGAAGATTTCCGTTTTCTCCCCGGTGGCCGCATTCTGGCCGGTGCCGGCAGTGGCCGGCGCGTGACCCTGCTGAACTGTTTTGTCATGGGGGTTATCGATGACTGCATGGAGAGCATTTTTGACCGCCTCAAGGAAGGCGCACTCACCATGCAGGCCGGTGGCGGCACGGGTTACGATTTTTCAAATCTGCGGCCAAAGAACAGTGTAGCCCATACCAGTGGCCGCATTGCATCAGGTCCGGTGTCCTTTATGCGTATCTGGGATGCCATGTGTGCCACAGTCATGTCTACCGGTGCCCGGCGCGGAGCCATGATTGCCAGCCTGCGTTGCGATCACCCGGATATCGAGGATTTTATCGATGCCAAGCGGACACCTGGTGAGTTACTGCACTTCAATCTCTCGGTGCAGGTGACCGACGCCTTCATGAAAGCGGTGAATCAGGACGAGCTCTGGCCACTGGTATTTCCGGTCGACAGCCTTGAAGGGGAAGCAGAAAGCGAAACTGTGATGCGCCACTGGACCGGTCAGCGTGAAGCGGTGGCATGCAGGGTAATCCGGCAGATTCCGGCTCGCACACTCTGGGCGCGTATTATGCTTGCCGCTTACGAAACCGCCGAGCCCGGCGTGCTGTTTGTTGACCGTATCAATGCACTCAACAATCTGGCCTACCGGGAACAGATCACCACCACCAATCCCTGCGGCGAAATTCCGTTGCCACCCTATGGTGCCTGTGATCTCGGTTCGGTCAATCTGACCCGCTTTGTACTCGAGCCCTTCACCTCACGGGCACACCTGGATCTGGATGCGATCCGTGAGACCGTGAAAGTGGCGGTCCGCTTGCTGGACAACGCCATTGACTGCTCGCCTTTTCCTCTCGAGGCACAGGCAGAACAGGCACGGGGTTCACGTCGTATCGGGCTCGGTATCACCGGCCTGGCAGATGCGTTGATCATGCTGGGGTTGCATTACGGGAAAGCGGGTGCGCGCCACAAGGCGGAGCAGATCATGCAAACGGTGTGTCATAGCGCCTACCTGGCTTCCATCGAGCTGGCCGGTGAGAAGGGCAGTTTTCCGTTCTTCGACAGGGATCGTTATCTTCAGGGAAAATTTATCCAGACGTTGCCGGAAGCAATCCGCCGGGGCATCAGCGAGCAGGGCATTCGCAACAGCCACCTTACAGCAATTGCGCCCAGTGGCACAATCAGCCTGCTGGCCGGTAATGTTTCCAGCGGCATTGAACCGGTATTCGATTTCAGGCATCGGCGCCGGGTGCTGAATCAGTCCGGCGACTACGAAACTTTCGAAGTAACAGACTATGCTTTCCGTCATCGGGGCGCGTCGATGAATCAAGAGTTACCCGCGAGCTTTGTTGACGCTCGCTCGCTGCCACCTGTTGATCACCTCAGGATGCAGGCGGCGTTGCAACCTTTTGTCGATAACGCAATCTCCAAGACCATCAATGTACCGGAGGACTATGACTTCGAGGATTTCCTTTCCCTGTATGAGACGGCATATCAGGCAGGCGTAAAGGGGTGTACGACTTACCGGCCTACTCCGCTACGCGGGGGGATTCTGTTGTCCGGCAAGCAGCAAGACAAGGAAGAAGGTGCACTGGGTGCGCACTGCTGCAGCATTGAACGGGAAGAAGATTAG
- a CDS encoding DUF6763 family protein: MTTEADPVLRNWYQHLDKGQKFRVVALNEDEGSVDIQYFDGDVEEIGLDSWYELDIEPIEAPENWSGPVDVAEVDDLGTQITDTNSDDWAAPWQEIKSEEQGAGPEEGEDDWGEGRPREEPWEGEL, translated from the coding sequence ATGACTACAGAAGCCGATCCCGTTTTAAGAAACTGGTATCAGCACCTCGACAAAGGCCAGAAGTTCCGCGTAGTCGCGCTGAACGAAGACGAGGGCAGCGTTGACATTCAATACTTCGATGGAGATGTGGAAGAAATCGGGCTGGATAGCTGGTATGAACTCGATATCGAACCCATTGAGGCACCGGAAAACTGGAGCGGCCCGGTTGATGTCGCCGAAGTGGACGATTTGGGTACACAGATTACCGATACCAACTCCGATGACTGGGCGGCACCCTGGCAGGAGATTAAATCGGAGGAGCAAGGTGCTGGCCCGGAAGAGGGAGAAGATGACTGGGGTGAAGGCCGTCCCAGGGAAGAGCCGTGGGAGGGTGAGCTATAA
- the hpf gene encoding ribosome hibernation-promoting factor, HPF/YfiA family: MQIPLQITFQNMEPSEAVEARIREKAQKLDRFHDHIMACRVVVELVAQHQHHGKLFQIRIDITVPGNEIVVSRDSGLNHAHEDIYVAIRDAFNAARRQLEDRLRKTQRKVKSHDTPPHGRVIEYSPENGFGKIQTPDGREVYFHENSVLNGRFRQLDIGSEVRFVEEQGEMGPQASTVRPVGKHHITGP; the protein is encoded by the coding sequence ATGCAGATACCCTTACAGATCACCTTTCAGAATATGGAACCATCAGAGGCCGTTGAGGCCCGGATCCGCGAAAAAGCACAGAAACTCGACCGCTTCCATGACCATATTATGGCGTGCCGGGTCGTCGTGGAGCTGGTCGCTCAACACCAGCATCACGGAAAATTGTTTCAGATCCGCATCGACATCACGGTGCCGGGTAATGAGATCGTGGTCAGCCGCGACAGCGGGCTGAATCATGCCCACGAAGATATTTACGTCGCTATTCGCGACGCTTTTAATGCCGCTCGCCGACAACTCGAAGACCGGCTGCGCAAGACCCAGCGCAAGGTCAAAAGCCACGATACACCTCCTCACGGACGGGTTATCGAATATTCCCCCGAGAATGGTTTTGGCAAGATTCAGACACCGGACGGACGCGAAGTCTACTTCCACGAAAACAGCGTTCTGAACGGTCGCTTCCGGCAACTCGACATCGGCAGCGAAGTGCGTTTTGTCGAAGAGCAGGGCGAGATGGGGCCTCAGGCCAGTACTGTGCGACCGGTTGGCAAACACCACATTACCGGACCATGA
- a CDS encoding TraR/DksA family transcriptional regulator, with protein MKTQLEQRRAELLSLIQRQLLESDNQNYNDLAGRVHDSAEEAVADLLADIGFADIDREVSEVSDIEQALIRLATGSYGVCIDCEENIPFERLSAYPTAKRCLVCQQHYESGRQTGSHASL; from the coding sequence TTGAAAACGCAACTTGAGCAGCGTCGTGCTGAATTGTTGTCATTAATACAAAGACAGCTGCTGGAGTCTGATAATCAAAACTATAATGACCTTGCCGGTCGAGTTCACGACAGCGCGGAAGAAGCAGTCGCCGACCTTCTGGCGGATATCGGTTTCGCTGATATCGATCGCGAGGTCAGTGAAGTCAGTGATATAGAACAGGCGCTGATACGTCTCGCTACAGGCAGCTATGGTGTCTGTATCGACTGTGAAGAAAATATTCCCTTCGAACGATTATCCGCCTATCCGACAGCCAAACGCTGTCTGGTCTGCCAGCAGCATTATGAATCCGGAAGGCAGACGGGTTCGCACGCCAGTTTATAG
- a CDS encoding DUF3775 domain-containing protein — translation MLNLNPETVCFLISRTRVFHSKEAVALPDEPDSPTDDWALQVLADHSGDSVFQEFKATVDDLEPDQQQALVALMWLGRNDFSADEWVAALQEARQNWDENTAEYLIAHPLLADYLLEGLHLLGYSCDE, via the coding sequence ATGCTGAACCTGAATCCCGAAACGGTTTGCTTCCTGATTTCCAGGACGCGAGTTTTCCACAGCAAGGAAGCGGTCGCACTGCCGGATGAACCCGATAGCCCAACGGATGACTGGGCACTGCAGGTACTGGCTGACCACAGCGGGGATTCCGTTTTTCAGGAGTTCAAGGCTACTGTTGATGATCTGGAACCTGATCAACAGCAGGCTCTGGTTGCGCTGATGTGGCTCGGGAGGAATGACTTCAGCGCCGACGAATGGGTAGCCGCCTTGCAGGAAGCCCGACAGAACTGGGACGAGAACACGGCGGAATACCTTATCGCTCACCCGTTGCTGGCTGATTACCTCCTTGAAGGGCTGCACCTTCTCGGTTATAGCTGCGATGAGTAA
- the glgP gene encoding alpha-glucan family phosphorylase codes for MPGTHFKVEIRPQLPERLERLQELANDLYYSWNRGVRRLFRHLDEQTWINSNSNPKVFLRRVGQKKLEQAARDPIFLGDFRSILSEYDTYIQERPLTEVESSLDMDNDLVAYFSAEFGFHQSVPIYAGGLGILAGDYCKAMSNLGVPFIGVGLLYHEGYFTQRILRDGKQLADYPHVNPEDLPVTEARDAQGRELDVNVIIAGRPVKIKVWEVRAGHIKLYLLDSDIPENTPQERVITGQLYGGDSEARIKQEIVLGIGGVRALRAMGLAPTVWHINEGHAGFQVLERCREYVAAGMKFDAALELAAANTVFTTHTPVPAGHDIFSTDLVRTHLSALINDLGCGEQRFLALGENSDHTSGFNMTTLGLHGSRFCNGVSRIHGHVAAEMESHLWPQIPPDENPIGYVTNGVDVDTFLGQSWAALFDMYVGRGWRAKLTDKQFWGKFINEIPDHVYLSVRHIHKNAMLKELRCRMIAQLTRNGCVESEIRTSIRHLTPPYDDILVIGFARRFATYKRATLLFRDIERLERLVNDTDRPVLFIFAGKAHPKDVPGKQLIREITAIANLPAFRGKILLLEDYNLSLARDLYPGVDVWLNVPEYPKEACGTSGMKAAINGAINLSILDGWWAEAFDGDNGWAITPHPELDAETRDAMEADELLNILEHEVLPLYFSRDENGEALPWIEKSKASLLTILPHFNNIRMASDYLRDYYGPAASQGKRLASDNAAGAVELACWEKVVAEAWPEITARLTNAPADSIVTGHPLPVEVTVGLNDLQPRDVEVECVIGQRDGLDEFIPVASVLLKPDAQSTQGETIYRADLCNPRPCDTFDGLQYYQIRLYPTHPLLSHRFACGLMLWL; via the coding sequence ATGCCAGGAACACACTTCAAGGTTGAAATAAGACCGCAGTTACCGGAGCGACTGGAACGACTTCAGGAACTTGCCAATGACCTGTATTACAGCTGGAACCGCGGTGTACGGCGTCTTTTCAGACACCTCGACGAACAGACCTGGATAAACAGCAACAGTAATCCCAAAGTCTTTTTGCGTCGGGTGGGGCAGAAAAAACTCGAGCAGGCGGCCAGGGACCCTATTTTTCTGGGCGATTTCCGCAGTATTCTTTCGGAGTACGACACCTATATTCAGGAACGGCCGCTGACCGAGGTCGAATCTTCCCTGGATATGGATAACGATCTCGTTGCGTATTTTTCCGCGGAGTTTGGTTTTCACCAGAGTGTGCCGATCTATGCCGGCGGCCTGGGTATACTTGCAGGTGACTACTGCAAGGCAATGAGCAATCTCGGCGTGCCTTTTATAGGTGTCGGCCTGCTCTATCACGAAGGCTATTTCACACAGAGAATCCTGCGTGATGGCAAACAACTAGCGGATTACCCCCACGTAAACCCCGAAGACCTGCCCGTGACCGAGGCCCGTGATGCCCAGGGCAGAGAACTTGATGTCAACGTTATCATTGCCGGCCGCCCGGTCAAGATTAAAGTATGGGAGGTTCGCGCAGGCCACATAAAGCTCTATTTGCTTGATAGTGATATACCTGAGAACACGCCACAGGAGCGCGTCATTACCGGTCAGCTTTACGGTGGTGATTCAGAAGCCCGAATTAAACAGGAGATCGTGCTGGGTATCGGCGGCGTTCGTGCGTTGCGAGCTATGGGACTGGCGCCCACTGTATGGCACATCAACGAGGGACATGCCGGATTCCAGGTACTGGAACGCTGTCGGGAATATGTGGCTGCCGGAATGAAGTTCGACGCTGCGCTTGAGCTGGCCGCAGCAAATACGGTTTTTACCACGCACACTCCTGTACCCGCAGGACATGACATTTTCTCTACCGACCTGGTACGAACACACCTCAGCGCCCTGATCAACGATCTTGGCTGTGGCGAGCAACGTTTTCTCGCACTGGGCGAGAATTCTGACCACACCAGCGGATTCAATATGACAACACTGGGCCTGCATGGCTCACGATTTTGTAATGGTGTGAGTCGTATACACGGGCATGTTGCCGCCGAGATGGAGAGCCACCTCTGGCCGCAGATTCCGCCTGACGAGAACCCCATCGGTTACGTAACCAACGGTGTCGATGTTGACACCTTTCTGGGTCAGTCGTGGGCGGCGCTGTTTGATATGTATGTGGGGCGTGGCTGGCGAGCCAAGCTGACAGACAAACAGTTCTGGGGAAAATTCATCAACGAAATTCCGGATCATGTCTATCTAAGTGTCAGGCATATCCACAAGAATGCGATGCTAAAAGAACTGCGTTGCCGCATGATTGCACAATTGACGCGTAACGGTTGTGTTGAATCGGAAATCAGGACCTCAATCCGGCATCTGACGCCACCTTATGATGACATTCTGGTGATTGGCTTCGCGCGACGTTTTGCAACCTACAAACGTGCCACCCTGCTGTTTCGTGACATCGAACGGCTGGAACGCCTGGTCAACGACACGGATCGACCGGTCCTTTTTATTTTTGCCGGGAAAGCACACCCCAAAGACGTGCCTGGAAAACAGCTGATCCGTGAAATTACCGCGATTGCCAACCTGCCGGCATTCCGTGGCAAGATTCTCCTTCTTGAGGACTATAATCTTTCCCTGGCGCGCGACCTCTACCCCGGCGTGGATGTGTGGCTGAACGTGCCGGAATATCCCAAGGAGGCTTGCGGCACCTCGGGAATGAAGGCAGCCATTAACGGTGCTATCAATCTCAGTATTCTGGACGGCTGGTGGGCGGAAGCGTTCGATGGTGACAATGGCTGGGCGATTACACCGCACCCGGAGCTGGACGCAGAAACCCGTGATGCCATGGAAGCAGACGAGCTTCTGAATATTCTCGAGCACGAAGTTTTACCGCTTTACTTTTCGCGCGATGAAAACGGCGAAGCCCTGCCCTGGATTGAAAAATCAAAGGCATCATTGCTCACCATATTGCCTCACTTTAATAATATCCGCATGGCAAGTGATTACCTGCGTGATTATTACGGACCTGCAGCCAGTCAGGGCAAACGTCTGGCTTCCGATAACGCCGCCGGGGCGGTGGAGCTTGCCTGCTGGGAAAAGGTGGTTGCCGAAGCCTGGCCAGAAATTACCGCGCGGCTGACAAATGCGCCTGCCGATTCAATTGTCACCGGTCATCCTTTACCTGTCGAAGTTACCGTTGGATTGAACGACCTGCAACCCCGGGACGTGGAAGTAGAATGTGTGATTGGTCAGCGCGACGGCCTGGATGAATTCATCCCCGTTGCCAGCGTGCTTCTGAAACCGGATGCGCAAAGTACGCAGGGGGAGACGATATATCGTGCTGACCTGTGCAACCCCAGGCCCTGTGATACGTTTGACGGCCTCCAATATTACCAGATCAGGTTGTACCCGACTCATCCGCTGCTCAGTCACCGTTTCGCCTGTGGATTGATGCTATGGTTGTGA
- a CDS encoding lipase maturation factor family protein: MGMDFTSGYRLVSALFLRLLGLVYLIAFISLAVQVEGLAGSNGILSFSNKLAALPQPVELANYLRVPTLFWINSSDAALVGAAWSGAVAALLIALGLWQRVALVAAFVLYLSLYHACLPFLNFQWDGLLLESGFLAIFLTPQSRVVILLFRWLLFRLRFMSGLSKLSMGDPSWSGLTALNYYFEVQPLPTPLAWYAHHLPEWVLRAGTAGTLFVELVVPFMMFLPRRWRFVAAWLTILWQVLIMLTSNHNWINILTIVLCLFLFDDKAVARVVPDWLQSHLKGRSEAAGVRSNPVTRYATALLAVSIVTLSLAHLWELAKMQQVTGPLGTALNYAEAYRVVSKYHVFPTMRTERFELEISGSLDGEEWRQYVFKYKPGDLSKRPPVVLPHQPRLDWQMWFVTLHPMHGYFFRAFMQALLRNAEPVIDLLANNPFPDEAPRYLRVDAYRYHFTDAATRAANGHWWWREYIGPFTPLPWLERSAQAPQHGFPASPTAGESTPPHVPRLYIPPQVE; the protein is encoded by the coding sequence ATGGGCATGGACTTCACATCCGGTTATCGCCTTGTTTCGGCCTTGTTCCTGCGCCTTCTGGGGCTGGTTTACCTGATTGCGTTTATTTCACTTGCTGTACAGGTCGAGGGACTGGCCGGTAGCAACGGCATTCTTTCCTTCAGCAACAAGCTGGCGGCTTTGCCACAACCCGTGGAACTTGCCAACTACCTGCGCGTGCCGACACTGTTCTGGATAAACAGCAGTGACGCCGCACTGGTGGGTGCTGCCTGGTCAGGTGCTGTTGCAGCACTGCTGATCGCTCTTGGCCTGTGGCAGCGGGTGGCCCTGGTGGCCGCTTTCGTGCTCTATCTTTCGCTGTATCACGCCTGTCTGCCGTTCCTGAATTTTCAGTGGGATGGCCTGCTGCTCGAGAGTGGTTTTCTGGCAATATTCCTGACACCGCAATCGCGCGTCGTGATTCTCCTGTTTCGCTGGTTGTTGTTCCGGTTACGCTTCATGTCCGGCTTGTCCAAACTGTCTATGGGCGATCCAAGCTGGTCGGGCCTGACCGCACTGAATTATTATTTTGAAGTCCAGCCGTTACCGACGCCACTGGCATGGTATGCACACCATTTACCGGAATGGGTGTTGCGTGCCGGCACAGCCGGCACGTTGTTCGTTGAACTCGTTGTGCCGTTTATGATGTTTCTGCCCAGGCGCTGGCGGTTTGTCGCGGCCTGGCTGACGATACTCTGGCAAGTATTGATCATGCTGACCAGCAACCATAACTGGATCAACATCCTGACCATTGTACTGTGCCTGTTTCTGTTCGATGACAAGGCAGTGGCGCGCGTCGTTCCGGACTGGCTGCAGTCCCACCTGAAGGGCCGCAGTGAAGCGGCCGGGGTGCGTTCAAACCCGGTAACCCGCTACGCAACAGCCTTGCTCGCCGTGAGCATTGTTACGCTCAGTCTGGCACACCTCTGGGAGCTGGCGAAGATGCAACAGGTGACGGGACCGCTCGGAACGGCGCTGAATTATGCAGAAGCCTACCGGGTAGTCAGCAAGTATCACGTATTCCCGACAATGCGCACCGAGCGGTTTGAGCTGGAAATCAGCGGTTCCCTGGACGGTGAGGAATGGCGGCAATACGTCTTCAAGTACAAGCCGGGCGACCTCTCGAAGCGGCCACCGGTGGTTCTCCCTCACCAGCCAAGGCTGGACTGGCAGATGTGGTTTGTCACCCTGCATCCAATGCACGGGTATTTTTTCCGGGCCTTCATGCAGGCATTATTGAGAAATGCCGAACCGGTTATAGATTTGTTGGCGAACAACCCGTTTCCCGATGAGGCACCGCGCTACCTGCGCGTTGATGCATACCGTTATCATTTCACTGATGCCGCAACACGTGCGGCCAACGGTCACTGGTGGTGGAGAGAGTATATCGGGCCCTTTACCCCGTTGCCGTGGCTGGAGCGTTCAGCACAAGCGCCGCAACACGGGTTTCCGGCATCACCGACAGCAGGAGAATCAACTCCACCCCATGTCCCCCGGCTTTACATACCCCCTCAGGTCGAGTGA